One stretch of candidate division TA06 bacterium DNA includes these proteins:
- a CDS encoding tetratricopeptide repeat protein, whose product MKWKKLQNKADKLYYQGQFTEAAGVAEEALKAVEKAFSPGHPNVATALNMLGELYLPEGRRAEAESHYQRALAIQEKALDPEHLDVAVTLNNLGELYRIQGRYDLAEPLYRRALAIREKALAPEHPDVMVSLGELEDNYHCQGKYDLSKVLYKRRTTIKTNILEGKNYDIDNICR is encoded by the coding sequence ATGAAATGGAAAAAACTACAGAATAAGGCCGATAAACTTTATTACCAGGGCCAGTTTACAGAAGCTGCCGGGGTCGCTGAAGAAGCTTTGAAGGCGGTGGAAAAGGCTTTTTCTCCAGGGCACCCCAATGTGGCCACAGCGCTTAATATGCTGGGGGAGCTCTACCTCCCCGAGGGGAGAAGGGCTGAGGCCGAATCTCATTACCAGCGGGCTCTGGCAATACAGGAAAAGGCTTTAGACCCGGAACACCTGGACGTGGCAGTCACCTTGAACAACCTGGGCGAGCTTTACCGTATCCAGGGCCGATACGACCTGGCTGAGCCGCTGTATAGGAGAGCCCTGGCCATCCGGGAAAAGGCTCTTGCGCCGGAGCATCCGGACGTGATGGTGTCCTTGGGGGAACTGGAGGATAATTACCATTGCCAGGGGAAATATGATTTGTCTAAAGTTCTTTATAAGAGAAGGACAACCATAAAAACTAATATTCTGGAAGGCAAGAACTATGATATTGACAATATATGCAGATAA
- a CDS encoding phospholipase D family protein, whose amino-acid sequence MKLLFGPQLVRELRTFADNVSYRLWVAVPYIGSPISIRKILGKQWFDNPSVNVKLLTDTSDLSCINTETLQLFHDRGQVKTLLGLHAKIYIVDDICIVTSANLTSTAFSKRHEIGFGCDSEETKQIIALYNSWWQLAENVKPDQLHKIFKSKTQSKEETGTPLPTLFKLPNDPGSFVKNLAKRFLNYDRLVADYEDFANKYSMVQRIWRKEPLYFEIDGLFNYLYHEAPQTPSFSYAKKSPRMLSQTQQMQEIEKWAINYKEWNAKVRRGEQGEEDIKWRLNNSKILKRMLVPTKVLKLTKDELDQIFHCLNSLNSYPINRTKILNNNKVADIRTALNELVNGDGQLAARMDYCNNIKNLGSSSMNEILGFTNPDKYPLINKNSNCGLRYFGYQVKAYN is encoded by the coding sequence ATGAAACTGTTATTTGGGCCACAATTAGTAAGAGAATTAAGAACGTTCGCTGACAATGTTTCATATCGTCTATGGGTAGCTGTCCCTTATATTGGAAGCCCAATTTCGATAAGAAAAATATTGGGCAAACAGTGGTTTGACAACCCATCTGTAAACGTAAAGTTGTTAACAGATACCTCTGACCTTTCCTGCATTAACACAGAAACGTTACAATTGTTTCATGACAGAGGACAAGTAAAAACACTTCTTGGGCTTCATGCCAAAATATATATAGTCGATGATATCTGTATAGTGACTTCTGCAAATCTCACAAGCACAGCATTTTCAAAACGACATGAAATAGGTTTCGGTTGCGACTCGGAAGAGACAAAACAGATAATCGCACTTTATAACAGTTGGTGGCAACTGGCAGAGAATGTAAAGCCAGACCAACTTCATAAGATATTTAAATCTAAAACCCAGTCAAAGGAAGAGACCGGCACACCATTGCCAACATTATTTAAATTACCAAATGACCCCGGCTCATTTGTCAAGAATCTTGCAAAACGATTTCTAAATTACGACCGCCTTGTGGCCGATTATGAAGATTTTGCAAATAAATATTCTATGGTTCAGCGCATCTGGAGAAAAGAGCCTTTATATTTTGAAATAGATGGATTGTTTAATTACCTGTATCATGAGGCCCCACAAACGCCTTCATTCAGTTATGCAAAGAAAAGTCCGAGAATGTTATCGCAAACCCAACAGATGCAGGAGATAGAAAAGTGGGCAATCAACTATAAGGAATGGAACGCAAAAGTAAGGCGAGGAGAACAGGGAGAGGAAGATATTAAATGGCGATTGAACAACTCCAAAATACTTAAAAGGATGCTTGTTCCTACTAAAGTCTTAAAACTAACTAAAGATGAATTAGACCAGATATTCCATTGCCTTAATAGTTTAAATTCATATCCTATAAACCGAACTAAAATCCTAAACAATAACAAAGTTGCTGACATTAGAACCGCTTTAAATGAACTTGTAAATGGGGATGGACAGCTGGCTGCAAGGATGGATTATTGCAATAATATAAAGAATCTTGGGTCATCTTCTATGAACGAAATACTTGGGTTCACAAATCCTGATAAGTATCCGCTAATAAACAAGAACTCAAATTGCGGATTACGATATTTTGGCTACCAAGTCAAAGCTTATAATTAA
- a CDS encoding helix-turn-helix transcriptional regulator, translating into MDIRKDLGKRILALRNKKGLTQEELAERTGLSNTYIAMLETGKRTPSLEALYKLADALNVRIVDILSFERPAVKGTKAGFVGIELTEQEARIVREAALILGKRTNIKK; encoded by the coding sequence ATGGATATTCGTAAAGACCTCGGCAAGAGAATACTGGCCCTCCGGAACAAGAAGGGCCTGACCCAGGAGGAGCTGGCTGAGAGGACAGGCTTGAGCAATACCTACATTGCCATGCTGGAGACCGGCAAGAGAACTCCGTCCCTGGAGGCCCTATATAAGCTGGCTGATGCCCTGAACGTCAGGATTGTTGATATTCTTTCATTTGAGCGGCCCGCTGTTAAAGGGACTAAGGCCGGGTTCGTTGGCATAGAGCTGACCGAGCAAGAAGCAAGGATTGTCCGGGAGGCCGCCTTGATTCTCGGGAAAAGAACCAACATAAAGAAGTGA